In a single window of the Gossypium hirsutum isolate 1008001.06 chromosome D02, Gossypium_hirsutum_v2.1, whole genome shotgun sequence genome:
- the LOC107914371 gene encoding cytochrome P450 CYP749A22 isoform X1, whose product MNALMMLLILAPCCFFFIALIKLLYDYLWIPLRIQHMLNSQGIKGPPYRFIHGNNKEVTKMKQKALSKSVGLTDDLFPKVQPHIYTWTNRYGKNFVYWNGARAELVISEPELVKEVLKNSEQIFQKKKLSDIGRKFLGNGLIFIEGEKWAKHRKLANHTFHGESLKNMTPAIIASVETMLEKWKGQEGKEIEVYQEFRLLTSEVISRTAFGSNYMEGEKIFAILRKLTVIMSRNLSKTRIPLISKLWKSADLLEAEKLSKEIKDRVMKIVKKREDKVVNEEVNSFGSDFLGLLLNAYHDSDAKNRLSLEDVVAECKTFYFAGQETVNSLLAWIVLHLAIHGDWQEKARREVIDIFGNQNPHLEGIAKLKIMTMIINETLRLYGPSNGLARAVTREVQLGKLLLPANIDILPLNIGLHRDPHFWGDDVHHFKPERFAEGIAKATNYTTAAFFPFGLGPRSCVGMTFATIETKVALSMILQRYTITLSPAYVHSPIPILTLRPQHGIQVILEPIHSNA is encoded by the exons ATGAATGCGCTGATGATGCTTCTAATTCTTGCTCCATGTTGCTTCTTCTTCATAGCTTTAATAAAGTTACtttatgattacctatggatacCCCTCCGTATTCAGCATATGCTGAATTCACAAGGGATCAAAGGACCTCCTTACAGATTCATCCATGGCAACAACAAGGAAGTtaccaaaatgaaacaaaaagcTTTAAGTAAATCTGTGGGCTTGACAGATGATTTATTTCCCAAAGTACAGCCACATATTTACACCTGGACCAACAGATATG GGAAGAATTTTGTTTATTGGAACGGTGCTCGAGCTGAATTGGTGATTTCAGAGCCTGAATTAGTCAAAGAGGTTCTGAAAAATAGTGAacaaatttttcagaaaaagaaaCTTTCAGATATTGGTAGGAAGTTCTTGGGGAATGGGCTTATATTCATTGAGGGGGAAAAATGGGCAAAGCATCGAAAGCTGGCCAATCACACTTTCCATGGGGAAAGCCTAAAG AACATGACTCCAGCAATAATTGCTAGTGTTGAAACAATGCTAGAAAAGTGGAAAGGCCAAGAAGGCAAAGAGATTGAAGTGTACCAAGAATTTAGGTTATTAACTTCAGAAGTGATTTCCAGAACAGCATTTGGTAGCAATTACATGGAAGGGGAGAAGATATTTGCCATCTTGAGAAAGTTGACAGTAATTATGAGTCGAAATCTTTCCAAGACTAGAATTCCTTTGATCAG CAAGTTGTGGAAATCTGCTGATTTGCTAGAGGCTGAAAaactttcaaaagaaataaaagatcgTGTGATGAAGATTGTTAAGAAAAGAGAAGACAAAGTTGTGAATGAAGAAGTCAATAGCTTTGGCAGTGATTTTCTTGGATTACTTCTAAATGCCTATCATGATTCGGATGCGAAAAACAGGCTTTCCTTGGAAGACGTGGTAGCTGAATGCAAAACATTCTATTTTGCTGGACAAGAAACTGTTAATTCCTTACTTGCATGGATAGTCTTGCATTTGGCAATCCACGGAGATTGGCAAGAAAAAGCGAGAAGAGAGGTGATTGACATATTTGGTAACCAAAATCCACATCTCGAAGGCATCGCGAAACTCAAAATA ATGACCATGATCATCAATGAAACTCTAAGATTGTATGGTCCATCAAATGGCCTGGCAAGAGCAGTTACAAGAGAAGTTCAGTTGGGAAAACTACTCTTGCCTGCTAATATAGATATTCTGCCTTTAAATATTGGACTTCACCGTGACCCTCACTTTTGGGGAGATGATGTGCATCATTTTAAACCCGAGAGATTCGCTGAAGGGATTGCCAAAGCTACCAATTACACCACGGCTGCATTTTTTCCCTTCGGGTTGGGACCTCGATCTTGTGTTGGTATGACATTTGCAACAATAGAAACAAAGGTTGCTCTCTCCATGATTCTACAACGTTACACAATTACCCTCTCCCCTGCCTATGT
- the LOC107914371 gene encoding cytochrome P450 CYP749A22 isoform X3 — protein MGKASKAGQSHFPWGKPKGGLFGQNMTPAIIASVETMLEKWKGQEGKEIEVYQEFRLLTSEVISRTAFGSNYMEGEKIFAILRKLTVIMSRNLSKTRIPLISKLWKSADLLEAEKLSKEIKDRVMKIVKKREDKVVNEEVNSFGSDFLGLLLNAYHDSDAKNRLSLEDVVAECKTFYFAGQETVNSLLAWIVLHLAIHGDWQEKARREVIDIFGNQNPHLEGIAKLKIMTMIINETLRLYGPSNGLARAVTREVQLGKLLLPANIDILPLNIGLHRDPHFWGDDVHHFKPERFAEGIAKATNYTTAAFFPFGLGPRSCVGMTFATIETKVALSMILQRYTITLSPAYVHSPIPILTLRPQHGIQVILEPIHSNA, from the exons ATGGGCAAAGCATCGAAAGCTGGCCAATCACACTTTCCATGGGGAAAGCCTAAAG GAGGATTGTTTGGGCAGAACATGACTCCAGCAATAATTGCTAGTGTTGAAACAATGCTAGAAAAGTGGAAAGGCCAAGAAGGCAAAGAGATTGAAGTGTACCAAGAATTTAGGTTATTAACTTCAGAAGTGATTTCCAGAACAGCATTTGGTAGCAATTACATGGAAGGGGAGAAGATATTTGCCATCTTGAGAAAGTTGACAGTAATTATGAGTCGAAATCTTTCCAAGACTAGAATTCCTTTGATCAG CAAGTTGTGGAAATCTGCTGATTTGCTAGAGGCTGAAAaactttcaaaagaaataaaagatcgTGTGATGAAGATTGTTAAGAAAAGAGAAGACAAAGTTGTGAATGAAGAAGTCAATAGCTTTGGCAGTGATTTTCTTGGATTACTTCTAAATGCCTATCATGATTCGGATGCGAAAAACAGGCTTTCCTTGGAAGACGTGGTAGCTGAATGCAAAACATTCTATTTTGCTGGACAAGAAACTGTTAATTCCTTACTTGCATGGATAGTCTTGCATTTGGCAATCCACGGAGATTGGCAAGAAAAAGCGAGAAGAGAGGTGATTGACATATTTGGTAACCAAAATCCACATCTCGAAGGCATCGCGAAACTCAAAATA ATGACCATGATCATCAATGAAACTCTAAGATTGTATGGTCCATCAAATGGCCTGGCAAGAGCAGTTACAAGAGAAGTTCAGTTGGGAAAACTACTCTTGCCTGCTAATATAGATATTCTGCCTTTAAATATTGGACTTCACCGTGACCCTCACTTTTGGGGAGATGATGTGCATCATTTTAAACCCGAGAGATTCGCTGAAGGGATTGCCAAAGCTACCAATTACACCACGGCTGCATTTTTTCCCTTCGGGTTGGGACCTCGATCTTGTGTTGGTATGACATTTGCAACAATAGAAACAAAGGTTGCTCTCTCCATGATTCTACAACGTTACACAATTACCCTCTCCCCTGCCTATGT